A DNA window from Daucus carota subsp. sativus chromosome 3, DH1 v3.0, whole genome shotgun sequence contains the following coding sequences:
- the LOC108203907 gene encoding uncharacterized protein LOC108203907, translating to MRRSKSVGDFELDPEIERTFRVRRKEARQRKERAKMTDAEDNLVVNLFQSSIQDHETPNPANCMYKTPEIGAAQYNINPSLIQMVSNSAFEGDIEREDPHRHLERFVQMCGSFRINGVTADQIRLHMFPYSIKGKALEWFQQLSDTALATWDNLSTEFLSKYYPSDKTQQMRAIILTFKAQPGEGLYQAWERYKALLRKCPHHGYEEWMVLSTFYGALNSDIRLSLDVAAGGNFKKAPVHQAKALLEELASNNYAWAPSGTSSVKSAQDTEMMNLLTLKLDALTQEVRGQKASVNAISSPMEGYLDPSVNQHSYTQQFPDEASFIQGRQSWPVQNNSYYNPNQRPNNNLSYNNSHAVNPSYAAPKQNPPPGFQPRQQYQSQQQFQPLPNDKKEPADWEVALGKMIQGTTGAFANIETKFEKVESRIDQIASSQKMLEMQISQIANKVGVREQGSLPSQPDVNAQEHCKAITLRSGRELPEVRVPELSDATLPPKKRKSYQTTMKIAEKIVDDSKDDIAPKAHMKQQYVPPIPFPQRLTNRKLEKQYEKFLQMFREIHISIPFADALAQMPLYAKFMKPVLSNRKKLEAVETISLNEECSAVIQRKIPPKLKDPGSFSLPCTIGQVGVKRALCDLGASVSLMPYSIYKRLGLGELKKTRISLQLADRTIKYPLGVLEDVLVNVDKFVIPCDFVILEMNEDVEIPIILGRPFLATAGASIDVKAGKLSLNVGEEKVVFDLDQVLKAPALETESFAVGIVEELVHHVTDNIREKEAEAGENNYLDFQEDDLNETDVTIGPSEIVLKEPP from the coding sequence AACATCAATCCCAGTCTAATTCAGATGGTGAGCAATTCAGCTTTTGAAGGAGACATTGAGAGAGAGGATCCACACCGACATCTAGAGCGCTTCGTGCAAATGTGTGGTTCTTTCAGAATTAATGGGGTTACTGCAGATCAGATTCGTCTCCACATGTTCCCTTATTCTATAAAGGGAAAAGCTTTGGAATGGTTTCAACAATTGTCAGATACTGCTCTAGCTACTTGGGATAATCTTTCTACCGAGTTCTTATCCAAATATTATCCTTCTGATAAAACTCAGCAAATGAGAGCTATTATTCTTACTTTCAAAGCACAACCGGGTGAAGGCTTGTATCAGGCATGGGAGAGATACAAGGCATTGTTGAGAAAATGTCCACATCATGGTTACGAGGAGTGGATGGTTCTGAGTACTTTCTATGGAGCTCTAAATTCTGATATTCGGCTGAGTTTGGATgttgcagctggaggaaattttaaaaaagcacCTGTTCATCAAGCAAAGGCACTTCTCGAGGAATTGGCCTCAAATAACTATGCTTGGGCACCCAGTGGTACAAGTTCAGTGAAATCAGCACAAGACACCGAGATGATGAACTTACTCACTTTGAAATTGGATGCTCTTACTCAAGAGGTCCGTGGGCAAAAGGCAAGTGTTAATGCTATCTCTTCTCCGATGGAAGGATATTTGGATCCTAGTGTTAATCAGCACTCTTATACACAACAGTTTCCAGACGAAGCATCTTTTATCCAAGGTAGACAATCATGGCCTGTTCAGAACAATTCCTATTATAATCCAAATCAGAGGCCCAACAACAATCTTTCCTACAACAATAGTCATGCTGTTAATCCATCATATGCAGCTCCAAAGCAAAATCCACCTCCTGGTTTTCAACCACGTCAGCAGTATCAAAGTCAACAACAGTTTCAACCTCTACCTAATGACAAAAAAGAGCCTGCTGATTGGGAAGTTGCACTCGGCAAGATGATACAAGGAACTACTGGGGCTTTTGCTAATATCGAGACTAAATTCGAGAAAGTTGAGTCAAGGATTGATCAGATAGCTTCGTCACAGAAGATGTTAGAAATGCAGATTAGCCAAATTGCTAATAAGGTTGGTGTTCGTGAGCAGGGATCACTACCTAGTCAACCAGATGTGAATGCCCAAGAGCACTGCAAGGCTATCACATTGAGGAGTGGCAGAGAATTACCTGAAGTTAGAGTCCCAGAACTGAGTGATGCAACTCTTCCTCCTAAAAAGAGAAAGTCATATCAAACTACTATGAAAATTGCGGAAAAGATTGTGGATGATTCAAAAGATGATATTGCACCAAAAGCTCACATGAAACAACAATATGTGCCTCCAATCCCTTTTCCACAAAGGTTGACAAACCGGAAGTTAGAGAAGCAATATGAGAAATTTTTACAGATGTTTCGGGAGATACACATTAGCATTCCTTTTGCTGATGCTTTGGCTCAAATGCCCCTTTATGCGAAATTCATGAAACCGGTATTATCTAATCGCAAGAAGTTAGAGGCGGTGGAGACCATCAGTCTTAATGAAGAGTGTAGTGCGGTTATCCAACGCAAGATCCCTCCTAAACTCAAGGACCCTGGTAGCTTTTCTTTGCCATGCACTATTGGACAAGTCGGAGTAAAAAGAGCATTGTGTGATCTTGGAGCTAGTGTGAGCTTGATGCCATATTCAATATACAAAAGACTTGGTTTGGGAGAGCTAAAGAAAACAAGGATATCACTTCAACTTGCAGATCGAACTATAAAATATCCACTGGGTGTACTTGAAGATGTTTTGGTGAATGTTGATAAATTTGTTATTCCTTGTGATTTCGTTATTTTGGAGATGAATGAGGATGTTGAGATTCCGATTATCTTGGGAAGACCATTCTTGGCCACTGCTGGAGCAAGTATTGATGTGAAGGCTGGCAAGCTTTCACTAAACGTGGGTGAAGAAAAAGTTGTGTTTGATCTAGATCAAGTTTTAAAGGCACCTGCACTTGAAACCGAAAGTTTTGCTGTGGGTATTGTTGAAGAACTTGTGCACCATGTCACTGATAATATTCGTGAGAAGGAAGCTGAAGCTggtgaaaataattatttggatTTCCAAGAAGATGATTTGAACGAGACGGATGTGACAATTGGACCATCTGAGATAGTTTTGAAGGAACCACCATAA